The Streptomyces sp. NBC_00224 genome contains the following window.
ATCCCCGAGCAGACGGCCCCGCTCCGTCCGGGGCGCCGCCAGGCCGCGGGAGGACGGCGCCCCGAAAACGCGCCCGCGTGCGGAGGTGCGCTCAGCCCGCGAGCTCCGGGTGGTGCAGCCGCGCCACCTGCGGGTGGGCCCGCAGCCAGCCCTTCAGCTCATTGCGGCCGTACTCGGCGTGCAGCGGATTGTCGGCGCTGGGCGCCACACCCGGCGCATGCGCCAGATAGCCGCCGGGGACCGTGTCGATACGGGCGTCCAGGCGCGGGTTGTAGAAGAACGGCACCGAGTACCGCTCCACCGCTCCGGGCGGCGAGACCACCCGGTGGTCGGTGGCGGAGAGATAGCCCTCCGTCGCGATCTCCAGGAGCTCACCGAGGTTGACGACGAAGGCGCCGGGCAGTGGCGGCACGTCCACGAAGCCGTCCCCGAGCCGGACTTGGAGCCCGCCCACCGAGTCCTGGAGCAGCAGCGTGAGGAAGCCGTAGTCCTTGTGGGCGCCGACGCCCTGGCCGTCGCCCTCCGGCGCGCTGCCGGGGTAGCGGATCAGCTTGGTGTGCAGATGCGGGCGCTCGGCGAAGGCGGCGTCGAAGAAGTCGGCCGGGGCGCCGATCGAGGCGAGCAGCTCCTGCAGCAGCCGGTGTGCGACGGCCGCGAGCCGGTCCTGCCAGTCGAGCACGACGGTGCGCAGCTCGGGCAGCGCGTCGGGCCACTGGTTCGGCCCCTCCAGCCAGCGGTACGCCGGGTCGTCGGGCCCCACCACGGGCGCGGGCCGCTCGGCCCCCACGTCCAGCTGGTCGCGCCAGTCGGAACGCCCGCCCGTCAGCTCGTGGCCGATGCGGGTGTAGCCCCGGAAGTGCGGCGAGCGCAGATTGCTCAGAGCCAGCCGGTCGGCCTCGGGCAGTGAGAAGAACTCCCTGGTCAGCCCCAGTATGCGGGTGACATCGGCGTCCTCGATGCCATGCCCCGTGAGATGGAAGAACCCGGTGTCGCGAGCCGCTCGGTGCAGCCCCTCGCGGAAGGCGTCACGCGTGGCCGGGTCGTCGGCCTGCGCGAGGTCGACCACGGGGAGGGAGGTGGGAAGCAGGGTGGTGCTGGACATGAGCGGGTTCCGTTTCCGTTCCGGGATGTACGGAGGCCCTGTTCCCGGGGTTGGCGGGAGGACGGCCGGGACGGATCGGCGTATGGGTGCGCCGGAACCGGGGGGACCGCGACAGGACCGTTGGCAGAAGGGCGAAGGGCCGGGGCGGGCGGAGAGCCGGGCCGGGGCCGTGGCCGCGAAGGCCGCGAGGGTCAGTCCTGCGGGCGACAGCTCATGCTGGTGACGCGCACGTAGTCCACGTGTCGGCGCATCACGAGAAGAGTCATGCCATGAGGGTACGCCCGCGGCGCCCGGTCGGGGAGGAGACCTTCCCCACACCCCTGCTTCATGCCCGGTTCAGGTGCCGGCCAGGTTGATCCCGGATCGGGCGAGCGTCGCGGCTGCCACCGGACAGCCCCTAGTGGGCCATCCCCTGCTTCCTCGCCTGGCGTCCCGCCGCCCCGTCGCGGCACCCCTCCACCCACAGCGCGGGGTTGTAGCCCGCCTTCTCCCCGCCCCGCCCGGCCGACCGCCACCGCTCGCAGCCGCCCTTGAGCAGCTTGCGGGCCTCGGCGCCCGTCCGGTCGTAGTGGCGCGCGCGGGAACCCGCGATGAACCCCGACTCGTACGCGATGTCATCGGCCCACGGCGGCCGGTCGTTGTACTCCCAGACGGCGTACGAGACAGCCGTCAACAGGAGGGTGACGGCGGCGGCGATCGCGCCGAGTGTCTTCAGGCGCGGGCGGCCGGGGGTGCGGTGCGCGCCGATGGTGTGATGCCCCAACAGAACCATGACCGCACCATGTCAGCCGGGACCTTTCCCGGATGTTTCGCGAAGGGCCACGAGGTTCCGCGAAGAGCCGCCGACGGGTTTCGCGTACGGCCGTCGACCTGCGGGGCAGGCCCGCTGATCCGATCGGGGCAACCCCCAGCCTGCCTACCGCGCCCGGCGTCCCGGGTTGGCGAGAGTCGTACGCGATCAGCCGCACACGCCGGCCCGCCCACCAGCCAAGGGACCCCCATGCTCCGTCGCCTCGCCGTCGTACT
Protein-coding sequences here:
- a CDS encoding isopenicillin N synthase family dioxygenase — protein: MSSTTLLPTSLPVVDLAQADDPATRDAFREGLHRAARDTGFFHLTGHGIEDADVTRILGLTREFFSLPEADRLALSNLRSPHFRGYTRIGHELTGGRSDWRDQLDVGAERPAPVVGPDDPAYRWLEGPNQWPDALPELRTVVLDWQDRLAAVAHRLLQELLASIGAPADFFDAAFAERPHLHTKLIRYPGSAPEGDGQGVGAHKDYGFLTLLLQDSVGGLQVRLGDGFVDVPPLPGAFVVNLGELLEIATEGYLSATDHRVVSPPGAVERYSVPFFYNPRLDARIDTVPGGYLAHAPGVAPSADNPLHAEYGRNELKGWLRAHPQVARLHHPELAG